A single Streptomyces mirabilis DNA region contains:
- a CDS encoding SigE family RNA polymerase sigma factor: MTDHPRETDFRAWVLEHRTRLRTTAFLLCGDWYLADDLVQDALGRLYSRWGRVVAAGDPRAYVRRILCNLHTDYRRRPARREISEADVSTLHSPPHTSTVEHDDDLIAALLTIPAGQRTVLVLRFFEDLSVEQTAALLKTSPGNVKSQTSRGLEALRSALRTQPAKIEGAS, translated from the coding sequence GTGACCGACCATCCCCGCGAGACCGACTTCCGTGCCTGGGTGCTTGAGCATCGAACGCGCCTGCGTACGACGGCGTTTCTGCTCTGCGGTGACTGGTACCTCGCCGATGACCTCGTGCAGGACGCGCTCGGACGGCTCTACTCCAGGTGGGGCAGGGTGGTGGCAGCCGGTGATCCGCGTGCGTACGTCCGTCGGATCCTGTGCAACCTCCACACCGACTACCGGCGTCGACCGGCCAGACGTGAGATCAGCGAGGCGGATGTGAGCACGTTGCACTCACCCCCGCACACCAGCACGGTCGAGCATGACGACGATCTGATCGCCGCCCTGCTGACGATCCCGGCCGGCCAGCGGACCGTGCTCGTCCTGCGCTTCTTCGAGGATCTGTCCGTCGAGCAGACCGCGGCCCTGCTCAAGACGAGTCCGGGCAACGTCAAGAGCCAGACAAGCCGCGGCCTGGAGGCTCTGCGCTCCGCGCTCCGGACGCAACCGGCCAAGATCGAGGGGGCATCGTGA
- a CDS encoding TetR/AcrR family transcriptional regulator, whose protein sequence is MAPTTEALTAERILEATEEALRRHGPAKATVVDVARALGVSHGSVYRHFRTKAALREAVTKRWLDRTSQILAEIARPSSSPPPEALEHWLATLFTAKRHKAGDDPELFATYSVLLDEASAVVEEHVAELVDQLSDIIHRGVMEGDFMTVDGDSVATARAVFHATNRFHDPAYAHEWEQPGIEAEFSTVVTLVLRGLRRRID, encoded by the coding sequence ATGGCACCGACCACCGAAGCACTGACCGCCGAGCGCATCCTCGAGGCGACCGAGGAGGCGCTGCGCCGCCACGGCCCCGCGAAGGCCACCGTGGTGGACGTGGCCCGCGCGCTAGGCGTCAGCCACGGCAGCGTCTACCGTCACTTCCGTACGAAGGCGGCGCTGCGGGAGGCGGTCACGAAGCGCTGGCTGGACCGTACGTCGCAGATACTCGCGGAGATCGCCAGGCCCTCGTCCTCGCCACCCCCGGAGGCGCTCGAACACTGGCTGGCGACCCTGTTCACCGCCAAGCGGCACAAGGCGGGCGACGATCCCGAGCTGTTCGCCACCTACTCGGTGCTGCTCGACGAGGCGAGCGCGGTGGTCGAGGAGCACGTCGCCGAGCTGGTCGACCAGCTCTCGGACATCATTCATCGCGGCGTGATGGAGGGCGACTTCATGACCGTGGACGGCGACTCCGTGGCGACGGCCCGCGCCGTCTTCCACGCCACGAACCGCTTCCACGACCCCGCCTACGCCCACGAGTGGGAACAGCCGGGCATCGAGGCCGAGTTCTCGACGGTCGTCACCCTCGTCCTGCGCGGACTGCGCCGCCGAATCGACTGA
- a CDS encoding glycogen debranching N-terminal domain-containing protein, translating to MTDRHHLLVHGGTFAAVGDGGDISGVRSGSSPDGLFVRDARHLSRWQLTVDGAVPEALTPVADGDTARCVLVPRGGRNEPPAYTLFREQAVADGAFVEALRVTSNRPSPTTVRIALTVDADFTDQFELRSDYRTYAKIGAVRGRQVLDDGVEFSYQRGEWRSCTTVTSEPPPDGVEETGTGARRLVWTLDLEPHASAELALRVAARPHGALKDPEVPASPSAANEQLLALEGEFADGVPFPTGWPELAAACARGLSDLAVLQVPATGPDGEELRVPAAGVPWFLTLLGRDALLTSLFALPYRPELAAATLPALAATQAVEVGAGAVAQPGKIVHEVRHGELAHFGQVPYGRYYGSVDATPLFLVLLGAYTEQTGDPTLARRLEANARAAIGWMLDHGGLTSVGYLVYRADGGGLANQNWKDSPGAICSADGSRPSGPVMAAGAQGYAYDALRRTAHLSRTVWGDEVYAALLEQAAGDLRDRFQRDFWMSEHAFPALALDGDGRQVDALASDAGHLLWSGLLDKEYGELVGHRLLEPDFFSGWGVRTLAAGQPAYHPLSYHRGSVWPHDNALITLGLARYGLHDEARTVAHALVDAATAAGHRLPEVLAGYGRETHGEPVPYPHACVRESRSAAAPLALLTAVGGA from the coding sequence ATGACGGACCGGCATCATCTGCTCGTGCACGGTGGGACGTTCGCCGCCGTGGGCGACGGCGGGGACATCAGCGGGGTGCGCAGCGGCAGCTCCCCGGACGGGTTATTCGTACGGGACGCCCGGCACCTCAGCCGCTGGCAGCTGACCGTCGACGGCGCGGTGCCCGAGGCGCTGACGCCGGTCGCGGACGGCGACACGGCGCGCTGTGTGCTCGTCCCGCGCGGCGGGCGCAACGAACCGCCCGCGTACACGCTCTTCCGTGAACAGGCCGTCGCCGACGGCGCGTTCGTGGAGGCGCTGCGCGTCACCAGCAACCGCCCCTCGCCCACGACCGTGCGCATCGCGCTCACCGTGGACGCCGACTTCACCGACCAGTTCGAGCTGCGTTCCGACTACCGTACGTACGCCAAGATCGGCGCCGTACGAGGGCGTCAGGTCCTCGACGACGGGGTGGAGTTCAGCTACCAGCGCGGGGAGTGGCGGTCCTGTACGACGGTCACCTCCGAGCCGCCGCCGGACGGAGTCGAGGAGACCGGCACCGGCGCCCGTCGCCTCGTATGGACCCTGGACCTCGAACCGCACGCCTCGGCGGAGCTGGCGCTGCGCGTCGCGGCCCGCCCGCACGGGGCGCTGAAGGACCCGGAGGTGCCCGCCTCCCCCTCCGCGGCGAATGAACAACTCCTCGCACTGGAAGGCGAGTTCGCGGACGGCGTGCCCTTCCCGACCGGCTGGCCGGAGCTGGCCGCGGCCTGCGCGCGCGGGCTGTCCGACCTCGCGGTGCTCCAGGTCCCGGCGACGGGCCCGGACGGCGAGGAGCTGCGGGTGCCGGCGGCCGGAGTGCCGTGGTTCCTCACGCTCCTGGGCCGCGACGCCCTGCTGACCTCCCTGTTCGCGCTCCCCTACCGCCCCGAGCTCGCCGCCGCCACGCTGCCCGCGCTCGCCGCGACGCAGGCGGTCGAGGTGGGAGCGGGTGCGGTGGCCCAGCCCGGCAAGATCGTGCACGAGGTGCGGCACGGTGAGCTGGCGCACTTCGGGCAGGTGCCGTACGGGCGGTACTACGGTTCGGTGGACGCGACACCGCTGTTCCTGGTGCTGCTCGGCGCGTACACCGAGCAGACGGGTGACCCGACCCTGGCCCGGCGGCTGGAGGCCAACGCCCGGGCGGCGATCGGCTGGATGCTGGACCACGGCGGTCTGACCTCCGTCGGCTATCTCGTCTACCGCGCGGACGGCGGCGGACTCGCCAACCAGAACTGGAAGGACTCCCCCGGCGCGATCTGCTCCGCCGACGGGAGCCGTCCCAGTGGGCCGGTGATGGCCGCGGGCGCGCAGGGATACGCGTACGACGCACTGCGCCGCACCGCCCACCTGTCCCGTACGGTCTGGGGCGACGAGGTCTACGCCGCTCTGCTCGAACAGGCGGCGGGCGACCTCCGCGACCGTTTCCAGCGGGACTTCTGGATGAGTGAACACGCCTTCCCCGCACTGGCGTTGGACGGTGACGGCCGTCAGGTCGACGCCCTCGCCTCGGACGCCGGGCACCTGCTGTGGTCGGGGCTGCTCGACAAGGAGTACGGCGAACTGGTCGGCCACCGCCTGCTGGAGCCGGACTTCTTCTCCGGCTGGGGCGTGCGCACCCTGGCCGCCGGCCAGCCGGCGTACCACCCGTTGTCGTACCACCGCGGTTCGGTCTGGCCGCACGACAACGCGCTGATCACGCTGGGGCTGGCCCGCTACGGCCTGCACGACGAGGCCCGGACGGTCGCCCACGCGCTCGTCGACGCCGCCACGGCCGCCGGCCACCGTCTGCCGGAGGTCCTCGCGGGGTACGGCCGCGAGACCCACGGGGAGCCGGTGCCTTATCCGCATGCGTGCGTACGGGAGTCCCGTTCGGCGGCGGCACCGTTGGCGTTGCTCACGGCGGTCGGGGGCGCTTGA
- a CDS encoding MFS transporter, which translates to MPELSPRHRLLVLAICCMSLLIVSLDNTVLNVALPSMQKELHASVAGLQWTIDAYTLVLASLLMLAGSTADRIGRRRVFKAGLVIFTLGSVLCSVAPNLDSLVAFRMVQAVGGSMLNPVAMSIITNTFTDPRERARAIGVWGGVVGISMAAGPIVGGLLVDSVGWRSIFWINLPVGLAALLLTWRYVPESRAPKARRPDPVGQLLVIALLGSLTYAIIEAPSSGAPKTLAFGAIAVAALLGLLWYEPRRAEPLIDLRFFRSAPFSGATVVAISAFAALSGFLFLSTLYLQNVRGLDALHAGLWMLPMAVMCFVCAPLSGRLVGNRGPRLPLLIAGISMTASGILFAAFEGETSNVTLVIGYVLFGLGFGFVNAPITNTAVSGMPRTQAGVAAAVASTSRQIGGTLGVAVVGAVLASGIQASAYRETFVSAARPGWWILAGCGLAVLVLGALTSGRWARGTAERTARQLESAEVRDSVSVRA; encoded by the coding sequence ATGCCTGAGCTCAGTCCCCGCCACCGGCTTCTCGTCCTCGCGATCTGCTGCATGAGCCTGCTGATCGTGAGCCTCGACAACACGGTCCTGAACGTCGCCCTGCCCTCGATGCAGAAGGAACTGCACGCGAGCGTGGCGGGCCTCCAGTGGACCATCGACGCGTACACGCTGGTCCTGGCGTCGCTGCTGATGCTCGCGGGCTCGACCGCCGACCGCATCGGCCGTCGCCGGGTCTTCAAGGCGGGCCTGGTGATCTTCACCCTCGGTTCGGTCCTGTGCTCCGTCGCTCCGAACCTGGACTCGCTCGTCGCCTTCCGCATGGTGCAGGCGGTCGGTGGCTCGATGCTGAACCCGGTCGCGATGTCGATCATCACCAACACCTTCACGGACCCGCGCGAGCGCGCCCGCGCGATCGGCGTCTGGGGTGGCGTGGTCGGCATATCGATGGCCGCGGGCCCGATCGTCGGCGGCCTGCTCGTGGACTCGGTCGGCTGGCGGTCGATCTTCTGGATCAACCTCCCGGTCGGCCTCGCCGCGCTCCTGCTCACCTGGCGATACGTCCCCGAGTCCCGCGCCCCCAAGGCCCGCCGCCCCGACCCGGTCGGGCAGCTCCTCGTCATCGCGCTGCTCGGCTCCCTGACGTACGCGATCATCGAGGCGCCCAGCTCCGGCGCCCCCAAGACCCTCGCCTTCGGGGCGATCGCCGTCGCCGCGCTGCTCGGCCTGCTGTGGTACGAGCCCCGGCGCGCCGAACCCCTCATCGACCTGCGCTTCTTCCGTTCGGCGCCGTTCAGCGGGGCCACGGTCGTCGCCATCAGCGCGTTCGCCGCGCTCAGCGGGTTCCTGTTCCTCTCGACGCTCTATCTGCAGAACGTGCGCGGCCTGGACGCGCTGCACGCGGGCCTGTGGATGCTGCCCATGGCGGTCATGTGCTTCGTGTGCGCGCCGCTGTCGGGGCGGCTGGTCGGCAACCGGGGTCCGCGACTGCCCCTGCTGATCGCGGGGATCTCGATGACCGCGAGCGGGATTCTCTTCGCCGCGTTCGAAGGTGAGACGTCGAACGTCACGCTCGTCATCGGGTACGTCCTGTTCGGCCTCGGCTTCGGCTTCGTGAACGCCCCCATCACCAACACCGCCGTCTCCGGCATGCCCCGCACCCAGGCCGGGGTCGCGGCCGCCGTCGCCTCCACCAGCCGACAGATCGGCGGCACCCTCGGTGTCGCCGTGGTCGGCGCGGTCCTCGCCTCCGGCATCCAGGCCTCGGCGTACCGGGAGACGTTCGTGTCGGCCGCCCGCCCCGGCTGGTGGATCCTCGCCGGCTGTGGTCTCGCCGTGCTCGTCCTGGGCGCGCTGACCAGCGGACGCTGGGCACGCGGGACGGCCGAGCGGACGGCACGGCAGCTGGAGTCGGCGGAGGTTCGGGACTCGGTGAGCGTCCGCGCCTAG
- a CDS encoding helix-turn-helix transcriptional regulator: MTTMTQESTAPRPVEAIDPAQRAVSVTSPRPVDPEPHGTAAPRGSEIRRHELATFLRNRRERITPEQVGLPRGHRRRTPGLRREEVAQLSAVGVTWYTWLEQARDIQVSEQVLDALARTLLLDSSERAHLFRLAGAVDPTPAAPCPTLTPALLEVLSQLEPVPACIQNSRYDILAYNRTYARLMMRDLDAVPPEDRNCMILAYTHPEWRESIVLLDETMRVMAAKLRGSMAGHLGEPAWKLLVKRLRTESAEFREIWERYEVYGGSRSKTKQFLNPYVGLLTVDHTDLWLAPDMGARMVTYAPTDEQSRERLRKLHEIALTAETEAA; encoded by the coding sequence ATGACGACGATGACGCAGGAGAGCACCGCTCCCCGGCCGGTGGAGGCCATCGACCCTGCTCAGCGGGCGGTGTCCGTGACCTCTCCCCGGCCGGTGGACCCCGAGCCGCACGGCACCGCCGCCCCCCGCGGCAGCGAGATCCGGCGCCACGAGCTCGCCACCTTCCTGCGCAACCGCCGTGAGCGCATCACGCCGGAGCAGGTCGGACTGCCCCGCGGCCACCGCCGGCGCACGCCGGGCCTGCGCCGCGAGGAGGTCGCGCAGCTCTCCGCCGTCGGCGTCACCTGGTACACCTGGCTCGAACAGGCCCGTGACATCCAGGTCTCCGAACAGGTCCTCGACGCGCTGGCCCGCACCCTGCTGCTCGACTCCAGCGAGCGCGCCCACCTCTTCCGGCTGGCCGGAGCCGTCGACCCCACGCCCGCCGCGCCGTGCCCGACCCTCACTCCGGCCCTGCTCGAGGTGCTGTCCCAGCTGGAGCCGGTCCCGGCCTGCATCCAGAACAGCCGCTACGACATCCTGGCGTACAACCGCACGTACGCCCGGCTGATGATGCGCGACCTCGACGCCGTACCGCCAGAGGACCGAAACTGCATGATCCTCGCCTACACCCACCCGGAGTGGCGCGAGTCGATCGTGCTCCTCGACGAGACCATGCGCGTGATGGCCGCCAAGCTGCGCGGCTCGATGGCCGGCCACCTCGGCGAGCCCGCCTGGAAGCTGCTGGTCAAGCGGCTGCGGACGGAGTCGGCGGAGTTCCGTGAGATCTGGGAGCGGTACGAGGTGTACGGCGGCTCGCGCAGCAAGACCAAGCAGTTCCTGAACCCGTACGTCGGGCTGCTCACCGTCGACCACACCGACCTGTGGCTCGCCCCCGACATGGGCGCCCGCATGGTGACGTACGCCCCCACGGACGAGCAGAGCCGCGAACGCCTGAGGAAGCTGCACGAGATCGCGCTGACGGCGGAGACGGAAGCGGCCTAG
- a CDS encoding VOC family protein — MIAELQCVVLDCPEPLRLAEFYEALLGGTVNRPDPRWALGEAWSTLHTPSGLVLAFQRVPAKEYRPPQWPDPARPQQFHLDFGVPDLDRARDQVLALGATLLDASDGLDWHVYADPAGHPFCLVRH; from the coding sequence GTGATCGCCGAACTGCAGTGCGTGGTGCTGGACTGCCCCGAGCCTCTCCGACTCGCCGAGTTCTACGAGGCCTTGCTCGGTGGGACCGTCAACCGGCCCGACCCGCGCTGGGCGCTCGGCGAGGCCTGGTCGACGCTGCACACGCCATCCGGTCTCGTGCTCGCCTTCCAGCGAGTCCCGGCCAAGGAGTACCGCCCTCCGCAGTGGCCCGATCCCGCCCGCCCTCAGCAGTTCCACCTGGACTTCGGCGTCCCGGACCTGGACCGGGCGCGGGACCAAGTCCTGGCCCTCGGTGCGACTTTGCTGGACGCCTCCGACGGGCTGGACTGGCACGTCTACGCGGATCCCGCGGGGCACCCTTTCTGCCTGGTCCGTCACTGA
- a CDS encoding MFS transporter, protein MTETGTLRTPVRSPSAAPVLSGLGLFTVLLGAALPLIDFFIVNVALPTIGRDLNASEAVLELVVAGYGVAYAVLLVLGGRLGDLFGRRQFFLGGMAAFGLTSLACGLAPSAWTLVAARVAQGAASAAMLPQVLATIQAATAGPRRAKAMGLYGATAGLSMVAGQILGGLLVAADIAGTGWRAVFLVNVPVVILGLILATRAVPETRSQHPEPIDTPGTVLLAVALLALLAPLTEGRAAGWPLWTWLSLALFPLAAAAFYFVERREDRQGRTPLVPPSLFALTSLRRGLIMIVPFSIGFSGFMFVIAVALQRGAGLGPVPAGLALAPMAVVFFVVSLCGPRLIARYGTRIVTAGGLIQAVGVALIALAAWRSWPDLGVWQLLPGAAVAGAGQALQLPVLIRIILSEVPSARAGVGSGVMATTQQSALAIGVATLGTLFLSLASSNGMRDALVTTLLVQLAGVALTTALSLRLPRTIS, encoded by the coding sequence GTGACCGAAACCGGAACCCTCAGGACTCCAGTCCGCTCGCCCTCCGCAGCACCCGTGCTCAGCGGCCTCGGCCTCTTCACCGTGCTGCTCGGAGCGGCACTGCCCCTCATCGACTTCTTCATCGTCAACGTAGCGCTCCCGACCATCGGCCGGGACCTGAACGCGAGCGAAGCCGTCCTCGAACTCGTCGTCGCCGGGTACGGAGTCGCGTACGCCGTCCTGCTCGTCCTCGGTGGCCGCCTCGGCGACCTCTTCGGGCGACGCCAGTTCTTCCTCGGCGGCATGGCGGCCTTCGGCCTGACCTCCCTGGCGTGCGGGCTCGCGCCCAGCGCCTGGACGCTGGTGGCGGCGCGCGTCGCCCAGGGCGCGGCGTCCGCGGCGATGCTGCCGCAGGTGCTCGCCACCATCCAGGCGGCGACGGCGGGCCCGCGCCGCGCCAAGGCCATGGGCCTGTACGGGGCCACGGCCGGTCTGTCCATGGTGGCCGGGCAGATACTCGGCGGCCTCCTCGTCGCGGCGGACATCGCGGGCACCGGCTGGCGCGCGGTGTTCCTCGTGAACGTGCCCGTCGTGATCCTCGGCCTGATCCTGGCCACGCGCGCCGTCCCCGAGACGCGCTCGCAGCACCCGGAGCCGATCGACACCCCCGGTACGGTGCTGCTCGCCGTGGCCCTCCTCGCGCTCCTCGCCCCGCTCACCGAGGGCAGGGCGGCGGGCTGGCCCCTGTGGACCTGGCTGTCGCTGGCGCTGTTCCCCCTCGCGGCGGCGGCGTTCTACTTCGTCGAGCGCCGGGAGGACCGCCAGGGCCGTACGCCCCTGGTGCCGCCGAGCCTGTTCGCGCTGACCTCGCTCCGCCGGGGCCTGATCATGATCGTGCCGTTCTCGATCGGCTTCAGCGGCTTCATGTTCGTGATCGCGGTGGCGCTGCAGCGGGGTGCGGGCCTCGGCCCGGTCCCGGCGGGCCTGGCCCTGGCACCGATGGCCGTGGTCTTCTTCGTCGTCTCCCTCTGCGGCCCCCGGCTGATCGCCCGCTACGGCACCCGGATCGTCACGGCGGGCGGGCTGATCCAGGCGGTGGGCGTGGCCCTCATCGCGCTGGCCGCCTGGCGGTCCTGGCCTGACCTGGGAGTGTGGCAACTGCTGCCGGGCGCGGCGGTCGCGGGCGCGGGCCAGGCACTCCAGCTCCCCGTCCTCATCCGGATCATCCTCTCCGAGGTGCCGTCCGCGCGGGCCGGCGTCGGCAGCGGGGTCATGGCCACCACCCAGCAGTCGGCCCTCGCCATCGGCGTCGCCACCCTGGGCACCCTCTTCCTGTCCCTCGCCTCGAGCAACGGCATGCGGGACGCCCTCGTCACCACCCTCCTCGTCCAACTGGCGGGCGTGGCCCTGACGACGGCCCTGAGCCTGCGACTGCCGCGCACGATCAGCTGA
- a CDS encoding transporter substrate-binding domain-containing protein: MTTGTPAIAKDLAPHGTLRASINLGNPVLAQGTSTAPAGITVDLAREIAARLDVPVELLCFDAARKSYEAMAEGRADLCFLAVEPAREAEVAFTAPYVVIEGVYAVPRDSDLTTVAEVDRPGVRIGVKRGSAYDLFLSRTLRHASVVRGEDGVEAFRAEGLEAAAGIRQPMTEFVAAHPELRLIEDRFMQIQQAVGTTKARHPETVRFLHDLVEELKTNGFVANALRRARQSDTLVAPLARPRS; this comes from the coding sequence ATGACGACCGGAACTCCCGCCATCGCCAAGGACCTCGCGCCCCACGGCACCCTGCGGGCCTCGATCAACCTGGGCAATCCCGTGCTGGCCCAGGGCACATCGACGGCCCCGGCCGGCATCACCGTCGACCTCGCGCGGGAGATCGCCGCCCGCCTCGACGTTCCCGTGGAACTCCTGTGCTTCGACGCGGCCCGCAAGTCGTACGAGGCGATGGCGGAGGGCCGTGCCGACCTGTGTTTCCTGGCCGTCGAGCCCGCACGTGAGGCCGAGGTCGCGTTCACGGCGCCGTACGTCGTGATCGAGGGCGTGTACGCCGTCCCCCGCGACTCCGACCTGACGACCGTCGCCGAGGTCGACCGTCCCGGCGTACGGATCGGTGTGAAGCGCGGGTCCGCCTACGACCTCTTCCTCTCCCGCACGCTTCGGCACGCGAGCGTGGTGCGCGGGGAGGACGGGGTCGAGGCGTTTCGGGCCGAGGGGCTGGAGGCCGCGGCCGGGATCAGGCAGCCGATGACCGAGTTCGTCGCGGCGCACCCCGAACTCCGCTTGATCGAGGACCGGTTCATGCAGATCCAACAGGCGGTCGGCACGACGAAGGCCCGCCACCCCGAGACCGTCCGCTTCCTCCACGACCTCGTCGAGGAACTGAAGACGAACGGCTTCGTCGCGAACGCCCTGCGGCGCGCCCGGCAGTCGGACACCCTGGTCGCCCCACTCGCCCGCCCTCGGAGCTGA
- the dusB gene encoding tRNA dihydrouridine synthase DusB, which produces MSTTALAPATTASPLSIGPHTVQPPVVLAPMAGITNAPFRTLCREFSGGKGLFVSEMITTRALVERNEKTMQLIHFDATEKPRSIQLYGVDPATVGKAVRMIAEEGLADHIDLNFGCPVPKVTRKGGGSALPYKRNLLRAILREAVSGAGDLPVTMKMRKGIDDDHITFLDAGRIAVEEGVTAIALHGRTAAQHYGGTADWDAIARLKEHVPEIPVLGNGDIWSAEDALRMVRETGCDGVVVGRGCLGRPWLFGDLVAAFEGRQDAYARPTLREVAAVMVRHATLLGEWIGDEARGVIDFRKHVAWYLKGFAVGSEMRKRLAITSSLAELSDGLAELDLDQAWPTGADGPRGRTSGNNRVVLPDGWLKDPYDCAGISEDAELDTSGG; this is translated from the coding sequence ATGTCCACGACCGCCCTCGCCCCCGCCACCACCGCTTCCCCGCTGTCGATCGGCCCCCACACCGTCCAGCCGCCCGTCGTCCTCGCCCCCATGGCCGGGATCACGAACGCGCCGTTCCGCACGCTGTGCCGCGAGTTCAGCGGCGGCAAGGGCCTGTTCGTCAGCGAGATGATCACCACGCGAGCGCTGGTCGAGCGCAACGAGAAGACCATGCAGCTGATCCACTTCGACGCGACCGAGAAGCCGCGCTCGATCCAGCTGTACGGCGTGGACCCGGCGACCGTCGGCAAGGCCGTCCGCATGATCGCGGAGGAAGGCCTCGCCGACCACATCGACCTGAACTTCGGCTGCCCGGTCCCGAAGGTCACCCGCAAGGGCGGCGGCTCCGCCCTCCCGTACAAGCGCAACCTCCTGCGGGCGATCCTGCGCGAGGCCGTCAGCGGGGCGGGCGACCTCCCGGTGACGATGAAGATGCGCAAGGGCATCGACGACGACCACATCACGTTCCTCGACGCCGGACGGATCGCCGTCGAGGAGGGCGTCACCGCCATCGCCCTGCACGGCCGCACCGCCGCCCAGCACTACGGCGGCACGGCCGACTGGGACGCCATCGCGCGCCTCAAGGAGCACGTGCCGGAGATTCCCGTCCTCGGCAACGGCGACATCTGGTCGGCGGAGGACGCGCTGCGGATGGTGCGCGAGACCGGCTGCGACGGGGTCGTGGTCGGGCGCGGCTGCCTCGGCAGGCCGTGGCTGTTCGGCGACCTGGTGGCCGCCTTCGAGGGGCGCCAGGACGCCTACGCCCGCCCGACCCTGCGCGAGGTCGCGGCCGTCATGGTCCGCCACGCCACCCTGCTCGGCGAGTGGATCGGCGACGAGGCGCGCGGTGTCATCGACTTCCGCAAGCACGTGGCCTGGTACCTGAAGGGCTTCGCGGTCGGCTCCGAAATGCGCAAGCGGCTCGCGATCACGTCGTCCCTCGCCGAACTCTCCGACGGCCTGGCCGAGTTGGACCTCGACCAGGCCTGGCCGACGGGCGCGGACGGCCCGCGCGGCCGCACGTCCGGCAACAACCGGGTCGTCCTGCCGGACGGCTGGCTCAAGGACCCGTACGACTGCGCGGGCATCAGCGAGGACGCGGAACTGGACACGTCGGGCGGCTGA